In one Pyxidicoccus xibeiensis genomic region, the following are encoded:
- a CDS encoding amidase, translated as MKKPHLPGTPSAALSRRAFLGGTAAATALVTLDSHAQAAATPPAARAPAAQPFELEEATVADLQAAMKSGKHTAHGLAERYLARIKELDRKGDLPLLSVIELNPDALALAAALDKERKEKGPRGPMHGIPVLLKDNIATADRMQTTAGSLALVGAVPSRDAFIVERLRAAGAVILGKTNLSEWANFRSTRSSSGWSARGGQCRNPYALDRTPSGSSSGSGAATAANFCAVAVGTETDGSIVSPAAAGSLVGLKPTVGLVSRSGILPISHTQDTAGPMTRTVADAAALLSALVGIDPSDAATAASQGKAHADYTKFLDADGLKGARIGVPRERFFGYHAPTDALVEQALEVLKSRGAILVDPAPIPTAAKLDEPEFEVLLYEFKAGLEAYLAGLGEGTRLRTLADLIRYNDEHRATELPYFGQEILHMAQQKGPLTDRKYRKALQDCRKLSREQGLDAVMAKHKLDALVAPTQAPPGLVDLVNGDHWLGSSSTPAAVAGYATLTVPAGYVFGLPVGLSFIGRAWSEPTLLKLAYAYEQATKHRRPPAFAPTADLRPGART; from the coding sequence ATGAAGAAGCCCCACCTCCCCGGTACTCCCTCCGCGGCCCTGAGCCGTCGCGCCTTCCTCGGTGGCACGGCCGCGGCCACGGCGCTCGTCACGTTGGACTCCCACGCCCAGGCCGCCGCGACGCCTCCGGCGGCAAGGGCCCCGGCCGCCCAGCCCTTCGAGCTGGAGGAGGCCACCGTCGCGGACCTCCAGGCCGCGATGAAGTCCGGCAAGCACACCGCGCACGGGCTCGCGGAGCGCTACCTCGCGCGCATCAAGGAGCTGGACCGCAAGGGAGACCTCCCGCTGCTGTCCGTCATCGAGCTGAACCCGGACGCGCTCGCCCTCGCCGCGGCGCTCGACAAGGAGCGCAAGGAGAAGGGGCCTCGCGGGCCGATGCACGGCATCCCCGTCCTCCTCAAGGACAACATCGCCACGGCGGACCGGATGCAGACCACCGCGGGCTCGCTCGCGCTCGTGGGCGCCGTGCCCTCGCGGGACGCGTTCATCGTGGAGCGCCTGCGCGCGGCGGGCGCGGTCATCCTCGGCAAGACGAACCTCAGCGAGTGGGCCAACTTCCGCTCCACCAGGTCCTCCAGCGGCTGGAGCGCGCGCGGCGGCCAGTGCCGCAACCCGTATGCCCTGGACCGGACGCCCTCGGGCTCCAGCTCCGGCTCGGGCGCCGCCACCGCCGCCAACTTCTGCGCGGTGGCCGTGGGCACGGAGACGGACGGCTCCATCGTGTCGCCCGCGGCGGCCGGCTCGCTCGTCGGGCTCAAGCCCACGGTGGGCCTGGTGAGCCGCAGCGGCATCCTCCCCATCTCGCACACCCAGGACACCGCCGGCCCCATGACGCGCACGGTGGCGGACGCGGCGGCGCTGCTCTCCGCGCTGGTGGGCATCGACCCGTCGGACGCGGCCACCGCCGCGAGCCAGGGCAAGGCGCACGCGGACTACACGAAGTTCCTCGACGCGGACGGGCTCAAGGGCGCGCGCATCGGCGTGCCGCGCGAGCGCTTCTTCGGCTACCACGCCCCCACCGACGCGCTGGTGGAGCAGGCGCTCGAGGTACTGAAATCGCGGGGCGCCATCCTCGTCGACCCGGCCCCCATCCCCACGGCCGCGAAGCTTGACGAGCCCGAGTTCGAGGTCCTGCTCTACGAGTTCAAGGCGGGCCTGGAGGCGTACCTCGCGGGGCTGGGGGAGGGGACCAGGCTGCGCACGCTGGCGGACCTCATCCGCTACAACGACGAGCACCGCGCCACGGAGCTGCCGTACTTCGGCCAGGAGATCCTCCACATGGCCCAGCAGAAGGGGCCGCTCACGGACCGGAAGTACCGCAAGGCGCTCCAGGACTGCCGCAAGCTGTCGCGGGAGCAGGGGCTGGACGCGGTGATGGCGAAGCACAAGCTGGATGCGCTCGTCGCCCCCACCCAGGCGCCTCCGGGCCTCGTCGACCTGGTGAACGGCGACCACTGGCTGGGCAGCAGCTCCACCCCGGCCGCCGTCGCCGGCTACGCCACGCTCACCGTGCCCGCCGGCTACGTCTTCGGGCTCCCGGTGGGGCTGTCCTTCATCGGCCGCGCGTGGAGCGAGCCCACGCTGCTGAAGCTCGCCTACGCCTACGAGCAGGCGACGAAGCACCGCCGCCCGCCCGCGTTCGCCCCCACCGCGGACCTGCGCCCGGGCGCAAGGACCTGA
- a CDS encoding zinc-dependent metalloprotease, which produces MRWHSPLRRSVLGAVTTVMVLSFGCSPAETPAPQPTPETPAESLQVELDDAFVAVPRQVSAEKQAEVRQRLDGAVSNTGESFYLAIRKSELGQRWFMSAYLKQLFPGAVIYGAANSLGTRVVSFKVQNGKLFVFDADDRKTTSDIFDPQVLVEAWPIVNDYGAFNNLRGADSYILVDPTAGLNRFGLIGDAFGEGGVRFEVELSFAQRFRRISDGVTFEQVFTGYADVADPDAPDYLENNLLKNSGTLGIALRRYQEGQGYTPTPLPPREHYFRSEPRLIPNTGQVVQTAAKWNIRPGMKPIKWHITDTVKAVQADPRFKGYDVVGAVKKGVENWNEAFGFKVFEATVGDSEGFADDDKNVIIFDPESSASFAFADWRTNPNTGEIRGATVYVNALWLEYADGEFGDDVAAQLKAKVKNAHKPLRMSWSGFDAEPLCEMPLPPLREDGDARNQKLPRPALEAQLTKKQKVEQYLTHVILHEVGHTLGLRHNFAGSLVFDGDPASERSTSVMEYVYDPDAIFVDKPASYDVQAVRYLYGLSTALPTGLFCTDPDTRVEPYCVRYDRYSDPLGNFFGPTHQLVQELVLYEILPFEALAGAFDYYGNSVLGWVRAGVPADQTFAYDVAIGQVRPPLAVPPDAGPGYGAAADDLARRLLARLYLDPVSARDDITFTPDESSAVTPAVLADIHGILINVDGVRSFRARRTMVDILKSMQSLPAYLTLREGRDTITASLGTLSGSERAQAEDLLARIQAALSPYYQ; this is translated from the coding sequence ATGAGGTGGCATTCCCCGCTGCGGCGCTCGGTTCTTGGCGCTGTGACCACCGTTATGGTCCTGAGCTTCGGCTGCAGTCCTGCCGAGACCCCGGCTCCCCAACCCACCCCCGAGACGCCCGCGGAGAGCCTGCAGGTGGAGCTGGACGACGCGTTCGTCGCCGTTCCCCGGCAGGTGAGCGCCGAGAAGCAGGCGGAAGTCCGGCAGCGTCTGGACGGCGCGGTGTCCAACACCGGCGAGAGCTTCTACCTGGCCATCCGCAAGAGCGAGCTGGGCCAGCGCTGGTTCATGTCCGCGTACCTGAAGCAGCTGTTCCCCGGCGCGGTCATCTACGGCGCGGCGAACTCGCTGGGCACGCGCGTGGTGTCGTTCAAGGTGCAGAACGGCAAGCTGTTCGTCTTCGACGCGGACGACCGCAAGACGACCAGTGACATCTTCGACCCGCAGGTGCTGGTGGAGGCGTGGCCCATCGTCAACGACTACGGCGCGTTCAACAACCTGCGCGGCGCGGACAGCTACATCCTGGTGGACCCGACGGCGGGGCTGAATCGCTTCGGCCTGATTGGCGACGCGTTCGGCGAGGGCGGCGTGCGCTTCGAGGTGGAGCTGAGCTTCGCGCAGCGCTTCCGCCGCATCTCCGACGGCGTCACCTTCGAGCAGGTGTTCACCGGCTACGCGGACGTCGCGGACCCGGACGCGCCGGACTACCTGGAGAACAACCTGCTGAAGAACTCGGGCACGCTGGGCATCGCCCTGCGCCGCTACCAGGAGGGCCAGGGCTACACCCCCACGCCGCTGCCCCCGCGCGAGCACTACTTCCGCAGCGAGCCGCGCCTGATTCCCAACACCGGTCAGGTGGTGCAGACGGCCGCGAAGTGGAACATCCGGCCGGGCATGAAGCCCATCAAGTGGCACATCACCGACACGGTGAAGGCCGTGCAGGCCGACCCGCGCTTCAAGGGCTACGACGTGGTGGGCGCGGTGAAGAAGGGCGTCGAGAACTGGAACGAGGCGTTCGGCTTCAAGGTCTTCGAGGCCACGGTGGGTGACTCGGAGGGGTTCGCGGACGACGACAAGAACGTCATCATCTTCGACCCGGAGTCCTCGGCGAGCTTCGCCTTCGCGGACTGGCGCACCAACCCCAACACGGGTGAGATTCGCGGCGCCACCGTCTACGTCAACGCGCTGTGGCTGGAGTACGCGGACGGCGAGTTCGGCGATGACGTGGCCGCCCAGCTGAAGGCGAAGGTGAAGAACGCGCACAAGCCGCTGCGCATGTCGTGGAGCGGGTTCGACGCGGAGCCCCTGTGCGAGATGCCGCTGCCCCCGCTGCGCGAGGACGGCGACGCGCGCAACCAGAAGCTGCCCCGGCCGGCCCTGGAGGCGCAGCTCACCAAGAAGCAGAAGGTGGAGCAGTACCTCACGCACGTCATCCTCCACGAGGTCGGCCACACGCTGGGCCTGCGCCACAACTTCGCGGGCTCGCTGGTGTTCGACGGGGACCCGGCCTCCGAGCGCTCCACGTCGGTGATGGAGTACGTGTACGACCCGGACGCCATCTTCGTGGACAAGCCGGCCTCGTACGACGTGCAGGCGGTGCGCTACCTGTACGGCCTGTCGACGGCGCTGCCCACCGGCCTGTTCTGCACGGACCCGGACACGCGGGTGGAGCCGTACTGCGTGCGGTATGACCGGTACTCGGACCCGCTGGGCAACTTCTTCGGCCCCACGCACCAGCTGGTGCAGGAGCTGGTGCTGTACGAGATCCTCCCGTTCGAGGCGCTGGCGGGGGCGTTCGACTACTACGGCAACTCGGTGCTCGGCTGGGTGCGCGCGGGCGTGCCGGCGGACCAGACGTTCGCGTACGACGTGGCCATCGGCCAGGTGCGGCCTCCGCTGGCGGTGCCTCCGGATGCCGGCCCGGGCTACGGCGCGGCCGCGGACGACCTGGCGCGCCGCCTCCTGGCGCGGCTCTACCTGGACCCCGTAAGCGCGCGTGACGACATCACCTTCACGCCGGACGAGAGCAGCGCCGTCACCCCGGCGGTGCTCGCGGACATCCACGGCATCCTCATCAACGTGGACGGCGTGCGCAGCTTCCGCGCCCGCCGCACCATGGTGGACATCCTCAAGTCCATGCAGTCGCTGCCGGCGTACCTCACCCTGCGCGAGGGGCGTGACACCATCACCGCCTCGCTGGGGACGCTGAGCGGCAGCGAGCGCGCCCAGGCCGAGGACCTGCTGGCCCGCATCCAGGCGGCGCTCTCGCCCTACTACCAGTGA
- a CDS encoding 2OG-Fe(II) oxygenase, with protein MRAYITQREALPAPELQALREALLGSRFVARSPLMGTFQASRGFAFIFTNQGRATLEARFPFLRCYLATVLEPSSARGLLPWRERLFGKRKALPVPNAFYLNLLLLDAGTAVGRHIDATLQEPAGVPGATPRHVSVLYLEVPEGAKGGALHLLRDDAPVGRVRPRPGLLVHFRGDLQHEVQPFTGGAPGTRRASLVCEQYCFPPEALARLPDFRIQSKAGFAAYLDSQRERTDGGSTAGTLEQ; from the coding sequence GTGCGCGCCTACATCACCCAGCGTGAAGCCCTTCCCGCACCGGAGCTGCAGGCGCTCCGGGAGGCACTGCTCGGCTCGCGCTTCGTCGCGCGCAGCCCGTTGATGGGGACGTTCCAGGCCAGCCGGGGTTTCGCGTTCATCTTCACGAACCAGGGCCGTGCCACCCTGGAGGCGCGCTTCCCCTTCCTGCGTTGCTACCTGGCGACGGTGTTGGAGCCTTCGAGCGCGCGCGGGCTGCTGCCATGGCGGGAGCGCCTGTTCGGCAAGCGGAAGGCACTTCCTGTCCCGAACGCCTTCTACCTGAACCTGCTGCTGCTGGACGCGGGCACGGCGGTGGGCCGGCACATCGACGCGACGCTGCAGGAGCCCGCCGGCGTGCCCGGCGCGACGCCCCGGCACGTGAGCGTGCTGTACCTCGAGGTCCCCGAGGGCGCGAAGGGCGGCGCGCTGCACCTGCTGCGCGACGACGCGCCCGTGGGCCGGGTTCGCCCGCGTCCGGGGCTGCTGGTGCACTTCCGCGGCGACCTCCAGCATGAAGTCCAACCCTTCACCGGCGGCGCGCCCGGCACCCGGCGCGCGAGCCTCGTCTGCGAGCAGTACTGCTTTCCTCCCGAGGCGCTCGCGCGCCTCCCTGACTTCCGCATCCAGTCCAAGGCCGGCTTCGCCGCATACCTGGACTCGCAGCGCGAGCGGACCGACGGCGGCAGCACCGCAGGTACGTTGGAACAGTAA
- a CDS encoding acetylserotonin O-methyltransferase yields MSQQRRAPNTPPPAAQMMQQMVYGFWVSRCLQIMAQLGIADIIGDTPRTVEELAQASGTHAPSLRRMLRLLSGLGVMRKDEQSECWSLTELGGMLRKDNPGSVYGSLMAHGHLLSWQAWGDLVSSLKTGQPSVEKFMGDTFFGYMSTHPEDAAIFNGSMAAYQTLNAPAVVSAYDFSSAKRIMDVGGGTGTLMAHILNAHPAAAGAIFEMPHVAKEARARLSGLGLAERCEVFEGDFFQRIPPGQDVYILSQILHDWDDEKSLRILTNIREAMHADSRLLIVETVLPGDNAMHFGNLYDVAMLVLVGGQERTEAEYSALVSKAGLKVSRILPTSMPPSVVEVVPA; encoded by the coding sequence ATGAGCCAGCAACGCAGAGCCCCCAACACGCCTCCTCCCGCCGCCCAGATGATGCAACAGATGGTGTACGGCTTCTGGGTGTCCCGCTGCCTGCAGATCATGGCGCAGCTGGGCATCGCCGACATCATTGGTGACACCCCGCGCACCGTGGAGGAGCTGGCGCAGGCCAGCGGGACACACGCGCCCTCGCTGCGCCGCATGCTGCGCCTGCTGAGCGGCCTGGGGGTCATGCGCAAGGACGAGCAGTCGGAGTGCTGGAGCCTCACGGAGCTCGGGGGGATGCTCCGCAAGGACAACCCGGGCTCGGTGTACGGCTCGCTGATGGCGCATGGCCACCTGCTGTCCTGGCAGGCGTGGGGAGACCTGGTGTCGTCGCTGAAGACGGGGCAGCCCTCCGTCGAGAAGTTCATGGGCGACACGTTCTTCGGCTACATGTCCACGCACCCGGAGGATGCCGCCATCTTCAACGGGAGCATGGCCGCGTACCAGACGCTCAATGCGCCAGCGGTGGTGAGCGCGTACGACTTCTCGTCCGCGAAGCGCATCATGGACGTCGGCGGTGGCACGGGCACGCTGATGGCGCACATCCTCAATGCCCACCCTGCCGCCGCGGGCGCCATCTTCGAGATGCCCCATGTGGCGAAGGAGGCGCGCGCGCGCCTGTCCGGCCTGGGCCTCGCCGAGCGCTGCGAGGTGTTCGAGGGCGACTTCTTCCAGCGCATCCCGCCTGGCCAGGACGTCTACATCCTGTCGCAGATCCTCCACGACTGGGACGACGAGAAGAGCCTGCGCATCCTCACCAACATCCGCGAGGCCATGCACGCCGACTCGCGGCTGCTCATCGTGGAGACGGTGCTCCCCGGCGACAACGCGATGCACTTCGGCAACCTCTACGACGTGGCGATGCTCGTCCTCGTGGGCGGCCAGGAGCGCACGGAGGCCGAGTACTCGGCGCTGGTGTCGAAGGCGGGCCTGAAGGTCTCCCGCATCCTTCCCACCTCCATGCCTCCGAGCGTGGTGGAAGTCGTCCCGGCCTGA
- a CDS encoding DNA topoisomerase IB: MGSAKRGFRYVRADGKAVSKADRERIEAMRLPPAWTDVAISPSPTARLQAVGRDAAGRWQYRYHVSHRRRQEERKFERIVGFARALPKMRHRVSVDLRRKGLGRDKVMATMLRILGSCFIRPGSQQYAEENGSFGLATLRRRHVRVSGDTVTFDFPGKSGKQQFRQLEDRRVASVVRQLLKVPGRDVFKFVLDDGAVVDVRRRHLNEYIQEVMGAQFSAKDFRTWAGTLICACALARARERVKHELGDEVPVKKTVLKKSMVAAVKEAAEHLGNTPAVARSSYIYPSVLAMFERGQVVDRYFHSVDELAAVDGASLHCSEKALLDMLDTAKH; this comes from the coding sequence ATGGGGAGCGCGAAGCGCGGCTTCCGCTATGTGCGGGCGGACGGGAAGGCCGTGTCGAAGGCGGACCGCGAGCGCATCGAGGCGATGCGGCTGCCTCCGGCCTGGACGGACGTGGCCATCTCCCCTTCTCCCACGGCGCGGTTGCAGGCGGTGGGCCGGGACGCGGCGGGCCGGTGGCAGTACCGCTACCACGTGTCCCATCGGCGCCGGCAGGAGGAGCGGAAGTTCGAGCGCATCGTGGGCTTCGCGCGGGCGCTTCCGAAGATGCGGCACCGGGTGAGCGTGGACCTGCGGCGCAAGGGGCTGGGCCGGGACAAGGTGATGGCCACCATGCTCCGCATCCTGGGCTCGTGCTTCATCCGCCCCGGCAGCCAGCAGTACGCGGAAGAGAATGGCAGCTTCGGCCTGGCCACCCTGCGGCGCCGGCACGTGCGCGTGTCGGGTGACACGGTGACGTTCGACTTCCCGGGCAAGAGCGGCAAGCAGCAGTTCCGCCAGCTCGAGGACAGGCGGGTGGCGAGCGTCGTCCGGCAGCTCCTCAAGGTCCCCGGGCGGGACGTCTTCAAGTTCGTCCTGGACGACGGCGCGGTGGTGGACGTGCGGCGGCGCCACCTCAACGAGTACATCCAGGAGGTCATGGGCGCCCAGTTCAGCGCCAAGGACTTCCGCACCTGGGCGGGCACGCTCATCTGCGCCTGCGCGCTGGCCCGGGCCCGCGAGCGCGTGAAGCACGAGTTGGGGGACGAAGTCCCGGTGAAGAAGACCGTCCTCAAGAAGTCGATGGTGGCCGCCGTGAAGGAGGCCGCCGAGCACCTGGGCAACACGCCCGCGGTGGCCCGCTCGTCGTACATCTACCCGTCCGTGCTGGCCATGTTCGAGCGCGGGCAGGTGGTGGACCGGTACTTCCACTCCGTCGACGAGCTGGCGGCGGTCGACGGCGCCAGCCTGCACTGCTCGGAGAAGGCCCTGCTCGACATGCTCGACACGGCGAAGCACTGA
- a CDS encoding SPFH domain-containing protein: MDPITAIAAGIGGIILLGGILLTIVRLYRQVDQGKVLIVNTLKTEPLVTFTGTVVFPIINRAEVMDISLKTVEIDRRGKEGLICKDNIRADIKVTFFVRVNKTREDVLKVAQSIGCARASDQETLENLFEAKFSEALKTVGKSFDFEELYTKREEIKDQVVRVIGRDLNGYMLEDCAIDTLEQTQVEMLDKDNILDAQGIRKITELTTKQNVFTNELRQDERMAVTKRNVEADEAIFALERQREEAAAKQKREIESIQARETSEAERVKQEEHAKSELARIKAEEEILISEQNKSRQVEVAQKNRERVVGVETERVEKDRALEAISRERETELKRIDKEKALEGEKKIIADVVRARIAVEKTVAEEEERIKDLRVKAEATRRKDALIITAEAHAQEKTVKDVNAAKANSEMATYMAKEKLILAEADLEAADKTAKAKMRLAEGIQAESAAQGLAEVRVKEADAAATEKVGMAAVRVKEAEAGVIEKQGQAQANIVRERLLAEAAGEQEKGLSHARVLEAEAVAIQKRGEAEAIATREKQLAEAAAIQEKLFAEARGLAEKAASMKLMDGVGREHEEFRLKLHKDRDVELETIRVRKDIAHAQAEVLAKALSNAKFQIVGGDGQFFERFVKAVSFGNAVDGAMEHGESLKKALGGYLNGEKDLPADLKEILSKPGLSGDAQNLAVAALLHKMASSPVAAAGAGIKALVGDEQQG, translated from the coding sequence ATGGATCCGATTACTGCGATCGCCGCCGGCATTGGCGGCATCATCCTTCTGGGCGGCATCCTCCTCACCATCGTCCGGCTCTACCGCCAGGTGGACCAGGGCAAGGTGCTCATCGTCAACACGCTGAAGACCGAGCCGCTCGTCACCTTCACCGGCACGGTGGTGTTTCCCATCATCAACCGGGCCGAGGTGATGGACATCTCCCTGAAGACGGTGGAGATCGACCGCCGCGGCAAGGAAGGCCTCATCTGCAAGGACAACATCCGCGCGGACATCAAGGTCACCTTCTTCGTGCGCGTGAACAAGACGCGCGAGGACGTGCTCAAGGTGGCGCAGTCCATCGGCTGCGCGCGCGCCTCCGACCAGGAGACACTGGAGAACCTCTTCGAGGCCAAGTTCTCCGAGGCGCTCAAGACGGTGGGCAAGAGCTTCGACTTCGAGGAGCTCTACACCAAGCGTGAGGAGATCAAGGACCAGGTGGTCCGCGTCATCGGCCGCGACCTCAACGGCTACATGCTGGAGGACTGCGCCATCGACACCCTGGAGCAGACCCAGGTGGAGATGCTGGACAAGGACAACATCCTCGACGCGCAGGGCATCCGGAAGATCACCGAGCTGACGACGAAGCAGAACGTCTTCACCAACGAGCTGCGCCAGGACGAGCGCATGGCCGTCACCAAGCGCAACGTCGAGGCGGATGAGGCCATCTTCGCCCTCGAGCGCCAGCGCGAGGAGGCCGCAGCCAAGCAGAAGCGCGAAATCGAGAGCATCCAGGCCCGCGAGACGTCCGAGGCGGAGCGCGTGAAGCAGGAGGAGCACGCCAAGTCGGAGCTGGCGCGCATCAAGGCGGAAGAAGAGATCCTCATCAGCGAGCAGAACAAGTCCCGCCAGGTCGAGGTGGCCCAGAAGAACCGCGAGCGCGTGGTCGGCGTGGAGACCGAGCGCGTGGAGAAGGACCGCGCCCTGGAGGCCATCAGCCGCGAGCGCGAGACGGAGCTGAAGCGCATCGACAAGGAGAAGGCGCTGGAAGGCGAGAAGAAGATCATCGCCGACGTGGTGCGCGCCCGCATCGCCGTGGAGAAGACGGTGGCCGAGGAGGAGGAGCGCATCAAGGACCTGCGCGTGAAGGCCGAGGCCACCCGCCGCAAGGACGCGCTCATCATCACCGCCGAGGCGCACGCCCAGGAGAAGACGGTCAAGGACGTGAACGCCGCCAAGGCCAACAGCGAGATGGCGACGTACATGGCCAAGGAGAAGCTCATCCTGGCCGAGGCCGACCTGGAGGCCGCGGACAAGACGGCCAAGGCGAAGATGCGGCTGGCCGAGGGCATCCAGGCCGAGTCGGCGGCGCAGGGCCTGGCCGAGGTGCGCGTGAAGGAGGCGGACGCGGCGGCCACCGAGAAGGTCGGCATGGCGGCGGTGCGCGTGAAGGAGGCCGAGGCCGGCGTCATCGAGAAGCAGGGCCAGGCGCAGGCGAACATCGTCCGCGAGCGGCTGCTGGCGGAGGCCGCGGGTGAGCAGGAGAAGGGCCTGTCCCACGCGCGCGTCCTGGAGGCCGAGGCGGTGGCCATCCAGAAGCGCGGCGAGGCGGAGGCCATTGCCACGCGCGAGAAGCAGCTGGCGGAGGCCGCGGCCATCCAGGAGAAGCTGTTCGCCGAGGCCCGGGGCCTGGCGGAGAAGGCGGCTTCCATGAAGCTGATGGACGGCGTCGGCCGCGAGCACGAGGAGTTCCGCCTCAAGCTCCACAAGGATCGCGACGTGGAGCTGGAGACCATCCGCGTGCGCAAGGACATTGCCCACGCCCAGGCCGAGGTGCTGGCCAAGGCGCTCTCCAACGCGAAGTTCCAGATTGTCGGCGGCGACGGCCAGTTCTTCGAGCGCTTCGTCAAGGCGGTGTCCTTCGGCAACGCGGTGGACGGCGCGATGGAGCACGGCGAGTCCCTGAAGAAGGCGCTCGGCGGCTACCTCAATGGCGAGAAGGACCTGCCGGCGGACCTGAAGGAGATCCTCTCCAAGCCGGGACTGAGCGGTGACGCGCAGAACCTGGCGGTGGCCGCGCTGCTGCACAAGATGGCGTCCAGCCCCGTGGCCGCCGCCGGCGCCGGCATCAAGGCGCTGGTGGGCGACGAGCAGCAGGGCTGA